One endosymbiont 'TC1' of Trimyema compressum genomic window, GGATACTAATGTACAACAGTCTATAGAAAATGTTTATCAAAATAGCAGTTATTTCCCTAGCGGAATGAATGGTGTTAAGCCCGAAAGCGCTATGGTAGTTGTTGATCATACTACTGGAGAAATAAGAGGACTTGTAGGTGGTAGAACCTATGAATTAGAACAAGGCTTTAACCGAGCCATAGATGCAAAACGTCAACCTGGATCAACTTTTAAACCAATTAGCGTATATGGCCCCGCATTTGAAGCAGGAATTGTAGCACCTTCTTCCGTCTATAATGACTCTCCAGAACCTCCTGTTTATGATGGTCAAGGAAGACCTTATGAATTAGTTAACTACGAAGGCACCTACAGCGGTAAAGTGAGCATACGTAACGCTATTGCTCGTTCAACCAATACCATTGCTGTTAGAGTATTAAACGATATTGGTACTAAAACAGGCTTTGACTTTGTTAAACGTTTAGGCATTACTAGTTTAGAAGATAGTGAAAAAGATAACCTTTCTCTAGCTTTAGGCGGCTTAAAACAGGGAGTATCACCTCTAGAAATGGCTAAAGCATACAGTACATTCGCTAACAAAGGCAAATTAATAGAAAATACATCTATTCGAAAAATCGTAGATAGTTATGGTAAAGTAGTATATGAAGCTAAACCTAAAAGCCAACAAGTTATTAGTCAGGAAGTAGCCTATATGGTTACAAATACACTTGAAGATGTTGTTGATCATGGATCTGGAACAAGCGCCGCTTTAGCAAATAGAGATGCTGCTGGTAAAACAGGTTCTACTGATATGGTTGATTCTTCTGGCAAAGTGATTCATAATGGTAATAAAGATCTTTGGTTTGTTGGCTACACACCAGAACTTACTGCTGCTGTTTGGATAGGTTACGATCAAAGTGATGAAAACCATTACCTATCTAGAAGTTATAGCAGTAATATGTGTGCCAATATTTGGAGTAGCGTAATGAGCCAATCACTAGCCAATACGCCTAATAGCACTTTTGAAAAACCCAAAAATATTATTGAAGAAAACATTGATAGAACTAATGGTTTGCCAACAAACACAAACACTGGCTATACGGATATATTTATTAAAGGATTAGAACCCAAAAAAGCAAGTTCTTCATTAGTTGACAGTACTGCTGGCAAAGGATCTGCTACAATGAAAAATGGATAAATCAGCCTAAAATGGCAAGGTCCAGAAACAACATATACTATTTATAGAAAAATAGCAATGGAAAAAAACAGTTAGGAGAAACAAATTCAACCAACTTTATTGATTCATATCCCCCAAGTCTCGACCTATTGAATACATTGTCAATTCATCTGAAGATGAATTGACAATAACCTATGAATAATAACTAATATGTAGGAGCGTGAATTATTTGAACAACTCATTTGTAAATACAGCTAAAAAAAGAAATAATAAAATTAACACAAATAGAATAAAACCAGTAAGCAGTAAATCAAATAAAACAAAAACAAGTATTGCGCTTATCCCTTTTTATATAATTTTTATGACAATAGCTGTTGAAATATTAACACGCTTAAATATTCTTGATGCATTAATATTTATAGTTAAAAATCCTTTATATTTTTTATTAAATATCATACTTATAGGATTTGTTTTCTTACTATTTGTATGTATCTTCAACAATAAATATGTCTCATTATCAATAATGACAATTCTAATGGTCATATTGGGTATTGCTAGCAAAGTAAAATATGATTTCAGAGGAACGGGTCCCAGCCCAGCTGATTTTTTAACATTAGGAGAAGCAGGCGAAATGGCGGGAGTACTGACACCCGGCTTTATTTTAAGCATATTATTATACGTGATTTTAATTGCCATTATCGCTATGATACTTATTAAAAAAATGCGCTTGCCAAAAATTTCCTCTAAAAATAAATTAAAAGGTATTGTAGGATTTTTTCTTTTTTTCTTTTTTGTCTACTCCTTCTCGCCTGAATGGATTGTTATTAGAGGAGGTTCCGTACCAATTAAGGCTACTGTAAATGAAACAGGAGCCCCAGTTTACTTTTTTTCTCAATTTAATAATCCGGTTAAGCTTAAGGCACCAAATGAAAATGAAATTCAAACAGCTTTTAGTCATGAGCTTAGCACTATTAAATATAATAAAAATAACTCAAAAGAAAAACCAGATATAATTGTAATCCAAAACGAATCATTTTTTGATCCAACAGAAACAATGGATATAAGTAAATTTTCTGAAGATCCATTACCTTATTTTCACAAAATACAAAAGAAAAGCGACTCATTTTCTGTTACCTCACCTGTTTTCGGTGGCGGAACAGCTAATGCTGAGTTTGAAATGATTACAGGACTTTCTACAGTTTTTTTCCCAGCAGAAATGACTGTATTCTCTGGTTATCTAAATAAACCAACCATTTCCTTGGGAAGCATTCTTAGAGAACAAGGATATTATTCCTACCTACTACATCCTTTTTTTGGAAACTTCTATAAAAGAAATCAAGTGTATAGACTTCTTGGATTTAATGAATTTGATAGTCTAGAAACCATGGTTGATAATGACCCAACAATATACGAACGTGGACTTGCTTATCCCGGATCTCAATATATAAATGATATTGAATTAACAAATCAAATTATCAACAGATTAGAAAAAAATGAAAATGCACCAAAATTTATTTTTGCAGTCACAATGCAAGGACATGTTCCTTACGGCGGTCCTGAAAAATACGCAATTACTTATAATGGTAATGATATTGAAAATCCCGAATATTTAGAAGAATTTAATAGTTATTTAACTAGCTTAAGAGCTACTGATGAATCTATTAAAGAGTTAATTGAATATCTAGGAAATAGGGAAAAACCATCAATTGTAGCATTTTATGGCGACCATCAGCCTTCATTAAAGTTTAGAAATCTTGCAAACTTTCAAATGTCCAATGCCGAAGATACTCTAAAAAAACTATCTTCTGGAGAAAACCATAAAATGCATAAAGTGCCAGCATTTATTTGGAGTAATTCAGAATCATTAAAAACTACTGAAGAAACTATTGATATGACATCTTTAGGAGAAAAGGTTTTATCTGCAGCAAAATCTGATATGCCAAACTACTTCCATATCTTAAAAACCATGAGAGAAAAGGAGAAAATTAATTCTTTTACAGATTATTATATAGTAAAGGATAATATATTTTATCATAAAGATACAGATGAATATAAGATGATTTATGATAAATACAGACTTATTGACAGTGATATTCTCGGAAAATTCAAATTTATTGAAACAGACCCTAATAAATGGTTTGTTAAAAACAACAATAACTATATTGTTCCAAAACTAACAAAATAAGAATAAAAATGTTCCTGTTAAGATAATTTGACTTTCATTCGGATATGTTGTATAATACATAATATATGTATCGATACAAAGGAAAGTGAATGATATGGATAATGAAAACACTATCAAAAAAAAAATTAGCGAAATTACTCTAAGGGATATTAACGCCTTAGAGGAAGAAGAGAAAATTCTCATTGATATTTCCTATTTAGGAAGGCCTTACAACTTTGGCACAAGAAAATTGCTTCATAAAAATAAGCCTTTTAAAAACAACTATATTATTGATGATAAATATTTTAGAAGCGATGAGCAATTTAGACAAGAGTTGGCAATTCTAGGTAAAAAAATGATTGGCGAAGTTACAAACAACTTGACTAATGAATTTAAAAATCTATCATTTTTTATTTCAATTTATCAAAATGAAATAGAAGACTCTATAGTTGAACAACCTATTGTCTATGAGAATGACATGCAAAAAGTAGCGACTTATCATCTAGAATTATTTTAAAAAAAGAC contains:
- a CDS encoding transglycosylase domain-containing protein — translated: MSRIDNKHNKRRSEKTGTTKKKSSWKNITLRILITLLVLTILAVTAGTVYLAYLSKTLPEWNEAVFDKSITSQILDKNEQVISKKFAQENKTPVTYNQISPMFVKSVIATEDNEFYEHNGFSIKGILRSAVSNIFSGSKGQGGSTLTQQLARGVFLSSDEALSKDYSRKIKEILLAMQIEERLTKEEIFTHYANTAYFGHGAYGIEAASTTYFNKHANELTDAEATLLAGLPQSPSFYDPYVNMNEALKRRAMVVKRLVETNRITEAEGEAIKNTEVALTDGTDYSSDDATTKNNKYFTDYITIQADRILSEKKLESLYKGGYTIYTTMDTNVQQSIENVYQNSSYFPSGMNGVKPESAMVVVDHTTGEIRGLVGGRTYELEQGFNRAIDAKRQPGSTFKPISVYGPAFEAGIVAPSSVYNDSPEPPVYDGQGRPYELVNYEGTYSGKVSIRNAIARSTNTIAVRVLNDIGTKTGFDFVKRLGITSLEDSEKDNLSLALGGLKQGVSPLEMAKAYSTFANKGKLIENTSIRKIVDSYGKVVYEAKPKSQQVISQEVAYMVTNTLEDVVDHGSGTSAALANRDAAGKTGSTDMVDSSGKVIHNGNKDLWFVGYTPELTAAVWIGYDQSDENHYLSRSYSSNMCANIWSSVMSQSLANTPNSTFEKPKNIIEENIDRTNGLPTNTNTGYTDIFIKGLEPKKASSSLVDSTAGKGSATMKNG
- a CDS encoding LTA synthase family protein, giving the protein MVILGIASKVKYDFRGTGPSPADFLTLGEAGEMAGVLTPGFILSILLYVILIAIIAMILIKKMRLPKISSKNKLKGIVGFFLFFFFVYSFSPEWIVIRGGSVPIKATVNETGAPVYFFSQFNNPVKLKAPNENEIQTAFSHELSTIKYNKNNSKEKPDIIVIQNESFFDPTETMDISKFSEDPLPYFHKIQKKSDSFSVTSPVFGGGTANAEFEMITGLSTVFFPAEMTVFSGYLNKPTISLGSILREQGYYSYLLHPFFGNFYKRNQVYRLLGFNEFDSLETMVDNDPTIYERGLAYPGSQYINDIELTNQIINRLEKNENAPKFIFAVTMQGHVPYGGPEKYAITYNGNDIENPEYLEEFNSYLTSLRATDESIKELIEYLGNREKPSIVAFYGDHQPSLKFRNLANFQMSNAEDTLKKLSSGENHKMHKVPAFIWSNSESLKTTEETIDMTSLGEKVLSAAKSDMPNYFHILKTMREKEKINSFTDYYIVKDNIFYHKDTDEYKMIYDKYRLIDSDILGKFKFIETDPNKWFVKNNNNYIVPKLTK